The segment aaacgTTAACTATAAATACATTGTACTTCTATACTACAAACTATATACAGTAAACATTTGTGAGTATGATGTTACTGAAACAATGACTGGTTATATATGTTTGCTCAAATAACACTGGCCCTGTTTTTTGGATCTGAGCTTGGtgtaaaaaagaaataaagaaaatgaaaggaCAAAAACTACTGAAAATGAGTTCACGAGAATATCAGTCGATCATTACATCAGAGCTAGATTCAAGAAACTCCGATCGTGAGCCTAAGAACAAAAGATAAGCCACACCACATGCTAAACGTCTTGGGTCAGACAGCCTGAATGGAAAAAtgacaacagccaatcagacCCAGAGATCATCTAAATCAGAAAGACAAGGCTTGACTCCTCTAAACCAGGCGTTTCACACCCACACATCGTACAAATGCTCCATAAGATGTTGTCAAATGCACAGAGGACCCCAACTATGCTTAAACTTCTGATATTTTTTCTACTCTTTAGGACAGGTGTGTTTACTCTGTTCTGCAAAGTTTATTCTTACCTTATATTTATGAAGAGGTGTTATTCTGATCTGCTTTGATGGTCCTGCTTGTGCTTTTCTCCTCTCAGGCTTCATCACATCTGCTGCTATAGTTCAAAAGAAAGTCCTGGAGACCTTCAATGCAGGTGAAACTATAACTTTAGAGTGCTTTATATCTGAAGAGCACGAGAACTACTATTCCTGGTTCAAGCAATCTCTGGGAGAAGCTCCAACATGCATCCTCACTCTCTATGCTGATGCTACAACACCAGCCTTTTATGGAGACTTCAAGAATGATGAAAGATTGACAGCTGTAAAGAAAAAGAcgtattttactttaattataaAAGAATCAAAGCCAGCAGATACTGGAATCTATTACTGTGGTATCCGTGACTATGATCTTATAATTTTTAGTAATGggctgtttttaaactataacagtaagtaaacaaagcaaaactatatataaattaatctatataatataataatgtataatcCCCAAAGATTTCTCATTTCAGGGGTAAATACAAGACatcatcatataaagcagtTTTTGTCTGCGGAGGACTCGAATACTTGGGTAAATGAGCACGAGTTTAACCCAGGAGACTCTGTGAATCTTCACTGCACTGTTCTCACTGAGAGATGTGTAGGAAATCACAGCGTTTACTGGTTTAGACATGAAACTGGAGATACACATCCAGGAATCATTTACAAGCATGAAAACAGCAATGATCAATGCAAGAAGAGGTCTGAGAGAGATTCCCATTCACAGTCTTGTGTCTACAATCTCCCCAAGAGGAACCTCAGTTTAACTGACGCCGGGACTTACTACTGCGCTGTGGCCATGTGTGGAGAGATGCTGTTTGGGGATGGAAGTAGGCTTGAAATTGGAGGTgagaaattttatatttatatatatatatatatatatatatatatatatatatatatatatatatatatatatatatatatatatatatatatatgacacatCAAATCCTCTTAATTGTAGTTTgaatatttagatttatttttatttatttattttcaatctTAGAAGAAATTTCTGAGTTCGCCTGGACTGACTTAAATGTCCCAGTTTTGGTAGCAACAAATATATTGTGCTTGGTGATCATCGCTATCCTTCTGTGTAAGAGAACACAAAAACGACAAGAAACATTTTCTGGTAAGCCATTTGGATTTTAAGAATATACAGACCATATTTTGTGATAATGTTGATTACTAGAACATAACTGACACTGATTATATTACTTGAAATTAAAAACTATAactgtttaaaattaaaattaaatccacctgaatttaaataattttctattgtaaaatatgatgaaatgttgattttatcaTTGAGATGTGATTAAAAGAGGTTTGATTACTTTAAATTACTTACTGCAAAACATACATGTGCACATAAACATATCAAAATGTGTAAATATCATGGCATATAAAATGTATCTTAGAAACAACTCTGAATACTGCAACTAAAAAGAAAGTTCATATGTTTTTGCAGAAACCCATCTATTACAAAAACTTTGTTCATCTCTTGATAATGaggtaaaatttaaatatactaTATTGCTGCACTcctatgttttatttatttatctatgtATATTGAGTACTTTGGTGTTGGTTTTAGGGTGCACCAGAGGAGATAAGCTCCGCAGCACCGCTTTTCCCTGGAAGAAACTTAAACAGACATGAAAGAAGCTCATACACACATGTAGTGTATTCAGCTGCTAGAGGTTAcagtattaaataataattttgtgaTATAACATGATAAAGTAATATTGTCTTATATGTGTTTATTAGTTATATTTGTATATGAATGCTGTTGTAAGCTCTAATAAAACAAATGGCATTGTCTACTTATCAAAACCTGTCtttttgtatgtgtgtatgaTTTTTAGTGATTCTATTATCATCCACAATAAGCCTACCACTTACAAACACTGAATAATACCTCAAGGcataaaatataatgttttcatttcattgttggaaaaacattttataaaaaggTCTGATAGCCTTATTCTTATATTATAAAACTAATAATCAGGAAagcaaaactgaaatattgcagtaggctatataaaaacaatatactGCATTTATGACTAAGAGGGACAAAATACACCAGGGACTAAACATCTTCAATGCATGGCCCCTAATAAAAAGAAACCTGCCCTCTTTGCTCATGGGCAGGCACTCACAATTCCAGGCTTTGAGTCACTTGTCTGTTTAACTCCCCCTGCTGTTGAAAATTGAAAAGTTTGCCTCAAAATGCAGTTCAAAAACTCAAATGTTTTCAATACAGCCTtataatgttcattttaatgATAAGTAACTTCCCTACCTCCCTACTAAATAAACAAATCACAAACGAAGTCTAATAAAATGACAGGACAGCCCTATGCTAATAAAACATGAGAGtttataacattacaaatgaAAGCATGACATACTGAAAACAGTAACCATGATCAAAAAGGGGAGAGGATCTGTTGACGAGAGGAGGAACCCAGAGCTCTTCAAGCCAACAGGCCAACGCAAGAATGAGGTCGACAGCGCAgcccttttaaaggtgccctagaatcaaaaatttaatttacctcggcatagttgaataacatgagttcagtacatggaaaagacatacgttgagtttcaaactccattgcttcctccttcttatataaatctcatttgtttaaaagacctccggaaaacaggtgaatctcaacataacaccgactgttacgtaacagtcgggatcattaatatgtacacccccaatatttgcatatgccagctcatgttcaaggcattagacaagggcagccagtattaatgtctggatctgtgcacagctgaatcatcagactaggcaaGCAAGCACCAgcgaaaaaatggcagatggagcaataataactgacatgatccatgattacatgatgtttttagtgatatttgtaaattttctttctaaatgtttcgttagcatgttgctaatgtactgttaaatgtggttaaagttaccatcggagacaagagccatcgctattttcatttttaaacacttgcagtctgtataatgcataaacacaacttcattctttataaatctctccaactgtGCAAttttagctttagccacggagcactatcaaactcattcagaattaaatgtaaacatccaaataaataccatacttatgcaATTAGACAttctgcatgacgaacactttgtaaaaatccattttgagggttatattagctgtgtgaactttgtttatgctgtttaaggcaagcacgagctccgggGTCAGGGaacacgagaatttaaaggggccgcagcctgaattggtgaatatttaatgattgcggcaaaataagcagttaaaaaaaaaataataataaaaaaaaatctatggggtattttgagctgaaacttcagagacacattcaggggacatcttagacttatattacatcttttgaaaagacgttctatggcacctttaaagcagcACATCAGCAGGTCCACCAATCAGGTTCCTCCGTCAGCAACCAATCCTTGCACACTCATACAGAACATCAGCCCACACAGGAACACAGATGCCGAGGATCGTAACACAACTTATTCTCCAAACCCTAaactaacagtctactaatcctccagagagttagttgacatggtTGCAAagagttagtagaatgtctaaagtgtactatcaaaataaagtgtaacccaaatAAGTAATAAAACGTAAATTTCTTAGCTAAACATTGGAACTTAGTTATATGTAttcttataaaaatattatattatatgcagGTACAATAAGCTTTCACAACTCGAAAACCAACCCAATAACCACATGacaggaagatgtgacaaaagTGGGtaagatcattttttttaacatttgtcaTTTGAAGAAATGTTGGTTGAGGTTGTAGTCCTCTACAGATAATTTAAGATGACTAAAATGTCATAAATCATGCACGTTAATGTGCAAGTATGACTTTTTTTAAGAAAGTTAACTTTCTGAcacaatataaataattaataaaaaaaaacactcagagTTATTCcgtttttatatacagtactgtatataatgaCAGAGATGCTTAAAATTATTTTGCATGTAGAAgttatttaaatttacatttttaatgtttaggtGTATTTGTTGTGGGCATTTTATTGCATGTGACATATTTTCTCACCATTCTCTCTATTCTTAAGTAAAGGATTTGAACATTGAATAGTGATCTTTTATATGTTAATAACATTAATTAGGCTGCATTTACAAGGCGGAGATTTGAAAACATTCAGCAGCGCACAATTTTAAGATCATTTGCAATTTATAGATTTGTGTATGGGTTTTATAGATAAGTGCATAAGATCCAATTTAATCTAAAAACTAATAAGGTGAAGAACATTGTTATGCATCAAACAAAGATTATTTGTTACTAACTGGCATCAGATATATATCATctaatgtaaattagaaaatcataTACTGATAAATGTACAACAATGCCAAAGTCTCTGAAAAGAGGTTTGGTGATATTTTACGTTCCATGTGGTCAAGTGAGCATTATGATGGCAGTGACAtcttccactggttgtgctAGGTAACAATTCAGTGGGGAaaggagccagaatctgtttcaacagcCTTGAATGTGAAGTTCTGTGGGATACTGATCTCCTGGAGCATCAAAAGGCCCTGCCTTTGCTGGTTCCCTTTAGCCCCTTGTCTTCTCCCCAACCCAATGCTGTGTTGATCTTCCTTGATCTAGCTCTGCCTAGTCAAGAGGATCTCATGGCTTCACCTCTGTCTGCTGATCCGGTCACTCCATCTTGGCCTGTTGACCTGTCAGCTCCGCCTTGGCTCTTCCCTCCACCAGCTCCGCCAGAGACTATCGTCCTTGTGGCTCCACTGGGCTCTCTCATCCTTCCGGCTCCCTCTTGGTTAGACGTTGCCCTACCTGCGGCATACACTTACGAGCCATCCTGCTGCGCTCCGTTTCTCCACCCCTTTGGCTCAGTCTGGCTTCGCCTTCCCTCTGGCTCCACCTCAGTCTTCTGGTACTCTGGCTCTACCTCAGACGCTAATCGCTCCAGCTCTGCCTTGGTCTCCAGAACCATCAGCATTGCTCTGTCCCATCTGCTCTCCGTCTGCATCCAGGGCTCCATTTCCATCAGCTTCAACTCCATCAGTCATTACACGGATGTCGTCAGCCAAGcctccaccatggctcctccctctgTCAGCTCCGCCATGAGCTTCTCTCTGGGTCACCACCTGGCTACTCCTGCTCCTGGGTCCTCCCTTGCTCCTCCCACAATCATCGCCACCTTGGTTTCTTCCGCCATCATCTCCTCTATTCTCTCCAGTCATTTGCTAGTCCCTCATCCTTTTCCAGAGCACCCACCCTCCCCCTCTGTTGGACTCTGTTTACGGCATGTAGACACCCCTTCCGGAAGGGGCGTGTAATGTCACAGTTATGCTCATTTTGACTTTGTTTTCACTCTGCCTGGTTTGCTCCCATTTGTGTGTTCTCATTCTCCTTGGTTACTCATTTCAATCTTGTTTGTTACTATGGTTACTCATCAGATCTCTCGTTTGCTACACCTGTGTTAATCCCATCTTTGTTTGATCTCAGTGTTTCCGGCTCTCTTTTGTCGAATGATGCTGACATTTAGTTTGAGTATGGTTTTGGTAAATCCTCTGTTAATAAAGTATTTTTGCATTCATCCTCTCTAACTACACCACACCTCTGCCTAATCATTTTTATCAAAATCTTATCTTATGTCTAGCTAGAAAATTATAACCCACTCCATCGAGTTTGATAATCAACTCTCATGTCTTTTACTAAGCAACCAATGACGTGCAATCTGCTGTGAGTTAAACATAAGATTAAAATGGAGAAACGAAATGGCCATTAGGGCTGCATATGTCATTTTAGCATCGATATCACAATGTGCGCAGCACGCCATCAGAGAatagaagagaagatattttgaataaagattatgagggtgcagtaattaaaaaaaaaaaataaataatgctgtGCATAGAtaaatcttttttaataaatagggGGTATGCACATGACATCACCATCGGCCGGAGTGACTGCAGTTACGCCCACTGAGTAGCAAAAagactgagtggcagcattggtttcATCTTGAATGCcacgaaaaacacacaaaacacatctaaaACTGGAAAGACCTTTGCGACTGAttgtacaaatagatttgacaaGAAATCTGAGGTCTATTTTCACAGACTGCCGAAAGCTAAAGAAAAGAGAAGCAAATGGATTGCtgcaattcacaaaaacaactgGACTCCGGGCAGCAAAatgtggatttgcagttatcgttttgtcaaaatgttgaattttgtgaaaaaaatcatTCCCTATATTTTGCattgttatttattgtattgacaactcatcaattacatatttaccatcttatattctgcataattgggcatttttaaataaaagctgATGGAAAccttagggctggacgatatgacaatataacattgatataagcgATCACCTGGATTTAGATCTGcctatattgtatttatgtaGCATTCACAGGcaaatttgctttatgtatcTCCCCGGCATCAAAATaccatataaatataaacacataAATATAAGTACATATAAATATCAGGAAATGCAATtgctggctgcatgtcaatatccatggatcaCTGAATCTTTGGTAAGTTTTAAGGAACACTATTGACTCCAATTTTTAGTTTAAACtgataattgtttgtttttctcatgttttcacagtttcccctattaaatttAGTCGTGCAGCAggctcttttgccactcagtccagctgagggggcgtgttccggcgggaaagtgcAGCATATTAGAGAAAAATAGGTGAATATTACAGGGAAATTATCCTCTATACTGTTAAATTCCATAAAAAagaactgtcatttttgatttcatggtgactttaacatcatctcaaaaataatgcataattATGATCATTTTCTATCTAAAATGGTGTACATGATACATGTTAGTCCTTTAGTGGCACAAAGCATTCGGCATGTTTTATAAAAAACATATTGCAATAGAATTTGTGAATTCAAGACTGTCATCAATCTCAACTCAACCAAGTGAGCAATCTAGACCCGCCCTTCATCCAGGGCAGTtatggcctaatggttagagaatCAGACTGGTAAccaggaaatgactgaggtgccttttgagcaaggcacctaaccacCAATCACTCCCTGGGCACCAcagcaaaatggctgcccaTGGCTTTGGGTGTGTCTTCAACTGTTTTCAGTATGTGTACTCACTACTCTTAATGTATGTGCACctacttggatgggttaaatgcagaggacaagtATTGGTTACtatacttggccttcacatgtcactttcactttcatccAGTAAAGTGTTTTTGTATAGAAAAAAGAGGGTGCTGGCTATGATTTTGAAAACCACTAGAAGCAACAGTAAGGGATGGCAATCTAATCAGACTTGCTACTTATGCTTAAACTTTATCCCACCATCATAATACAATTACTTAATACAAAACATTTGTGCAAATAAAAATGCGGTGGAAAAATAGTTAACATGTAATGCACACTTACTGAAAAGAACACTTATTTGACTTTCAAAGGTCACATGCTGCTTAGGCCTGCACACACTAGCCAACTtacaaaaaatcttaaaatctaAAATCTTAACCGATTTTAAAACTGTGGGAAACCACAGACATGAGGGCAGTTTAAACCGATTTTTAGCATCACAATCCTCTGAATGCACACTAGAAGATTCGTCCGGACCACAAGACCACACACCTGTGGACTGTAGTGACATTTTCACAGTGAGACGAGATCTCATTGAGACTCACGAGATCAAACGTGACTTGATGGGAAGAAAATCAAAGGAGATCAAAAGAATATGGGTGGTCTTCCTCAATACTCCACTTTCGTGGCATGTTTTATAGTAggtgcacacacattaggagtaaaGAAGCACGCAACATCTGGCAGGTAAAGCTGGCTCGCTCTCATTGACTATCGTAGGTATCACATCAGAGGCAGCCCGATCAAGAGATGTAAagatcaaacatgtttgatatttacgaTTTGGGATTGTGTGGACTTCTACACGATCAGGAGCAGTAAAATTATTGTAATGACACCACGCAATTGAGGAGTTTTTGTACAAAAACTCAGTTGCAAGAAGCCACGAATCAGACCACACCGCCCAGATCATTGGGGGTTGCAAATCGGTCTGAAAATCAGGCTTAAAATCTTCAAGTGTGTGCCCAGCCTTAGTCTCGCATAGCCAGACCTTTAGACTGAAGGTCAGGACTCCATCGCAGCTTTCACTGGCCAAGGACCGCCCAAGAGGACATTTGACCGACATGTAACACGACCAATCACAGTTCTTTTTGTTCTACATTATGTTTAGGGGAGtgaaattattcattcaagaacatAGTGCAAATTTACTACAACAACGGAGCCGCAAACTTCatatacttttgaaaatccagcgtttAGCTGATCCTGATAAGtgctcattgtcacagttggAAACATGACAGCTTTGTTTCCAGGTCTCCCGAAAATTATGTAGAATTCAATTGATCAGATGACGACTTCGaaactcctgaagtgtttccagttaaaggtgctacagaggatgtttttgACGACTGAGAAActaaagactgttagtgagtttttgaaatgagcgcatgcgggGGAACGCCTTTCAGGGgaatgcctcccaaaactcgtgcatgagtattgaatcacgagtgtttgtttacctcCGGCATTTGCTGTGTCGTGTttgtggattcattatgtcggactcaccgcaggtaactcatgatctgcagttgt is part of the Chanodichthys erythropterus isolate Z2021 chromosome 11, ASM2448905v1, whole genome shotgun sequence genome and harbors:
- the LOC137030569 gene encoding uncharacterized protein, which codes for MLSNAQRTPTMLKLLIFFLLFRTGFITSAAIVQKKVLETFNAGETITLECFISEEHENYYSWFKQSLGEAPTCILTLYADATTPAFYGDFKNDERLTAVKKKTYFTLIIKESKPADTGIYYCGIRDYDLIIFSNGLFLNYNRVNTRHHHIKQFLSAEDSNTWVNEHEFNPGDSVNLHCTVLTERCVGNHSVYWFRHETGDTHPGIIYKHENSNDQCKKRSERDSHSQSCVYNLPKRNLSLTDAGTYYCAVAMCGEMLFGDGSRLEIGEEISEFAWTDLNVPVLVATNILCLVIIAILLCKRTQKRQETFSETHLLQKLCSSLDNEGAPEEISSAAPLFPGRNLNRHERSSYTHVVYSAARGYSIK